A single bacterium DNA region contains:
- the truB gene encoding tRNA pseudouridine(55) synthase TruB, with protein sequence MDGLLILDKPGGMTSQQALNRVRRALKVSKLGHTGTLDPLATGVLPIALGEATKIIPYLEEGTKSYRVIGRLGETTDSYDADGAVLRRADPSWVEASRLEAAVHGFLGSQEQMPPLYSAIKFRGRPLYDYARSGEGVERKSRRVHFESLELESFSRPDFTLQVNCSKGTYIRSLVHDIGERLGCGAHVIALRRLASGPFTLDRARTLDRVLEDPSGTLAELWSIEELLASWPKVELIDEEERRRVQAGVSLRRVNQIIEIKGLYDRQLALVRDRRIQALIVAAPGRDFEYLRVLQRQESV encoded by the coding sequence ATGGACGGCCTTCTCATCCTCGACAAGCCGGGCGGAATGACTTCGCAACAGGCGCTCAACCGGGTGCGCCGGGCTTTGAAGGTCTCTAAGCTCGGCCATACCGGCACCTTGGATCCTTTGGCTACCGGCGTCCTGCCCATCGCCTTGGGTGAGGCCACCAAGATCATCCCTTATTTGGAAGAGGGGACCAAGAGCTACCGGGTCATCGGCCGCCTTGGCGAGACGACCGACAGCTACGATGCCGATGGTGCGGTCCTGCGCCGCGCCGATCCTTCCTGGGTCGAAGCTTCTCGGCTCGAAGCCGCGGTTCATGGCTTCCTCGGCTCGCAGGAACAGATGCCCCCCCTTTACTCGGCGATCAAGTTTCGGGGACGTCCGCTCTATGACTATGCCCGGAGCGGGGAGGGCGTTGAGCGGAAGTCGCGCCGGGTTCACTTCGAAAGTCTGGAGCTGGAATCATTCAGTCGGCCGGACTTCACCCTTCAGGTGAACTGCTCCAAGGGAACCTATATCCGCTCACTGGTCCATGACATTGGCGAAAGGCTGGGCTGTGGCGCCCACGTGATCGCCTTGCGGCGCCTCGCCAGCGGTCCCTTCACCTTGGACCGAGCCCGAACCTTGGACCGAGTGTTGGAAGACCCCTCGGGGACCCTGGCCGAGCTGTGGAGCATCGAGGAGCTCTTGGCCTCTTGGCCCAAGGTCGAGCTGATCGACGAGGAGGAACGGCGCCGGGTTCAAGCTGGGGTTTCGCTGCGAAGGGTGAATCAAATTATTGAAATTAAAGGACTTTATGATAGGCAGCTCGCCCTGGTTCGGGACCGGAGAATTCAGGCTCTCATCGTCGCGGCCCCCGGCCGGGATTTCGAGTACCTTCGAGTCCTGCAGCGCCAAGAAAGCGTTTGA
- the rbfA gene encoding 30S ribosome-binding factor RbfA, whose amino-acid sequence MKTGRDKRIAEEIRREVSQILHFELSDPRVNGATVTGVKVSPDLRLARVYYAMPGAEDRKAAAAKGLEKSASYVRHLLTERLDMKFSPQIEFFYDESFEIQDKINDIFGKE is encoded by the coding sequence ATGAAAACCGGAAGAGACAAGCGCATCGCCGAAGAGATTCGCCGCGAAGTGAGCCAAATTCTTCATTTTGAATTGAGCGATCCACGGGTCAACGGCGCCACCGTCACCGGCGTCAAGGTCAGCCCCGATTTGCGGCTGGCCCGGGTGTACTACGCGATGCCCGGCGCCGAGGATCGCAAGGCCGCGGCCGCCAAGGGCCTGGAAAAATCGGCAAGCTATGTCCGTCACCTGTTGACCGAGCGGCTCGATATGAAGTTTTCGCCTCAGATCGAGTTCTTTTACGATGAGTCCTTCGAGATCCAGGACAAGATCAACGACATCTTCGGCAAGGAGTAG
- a CDS encoding DUF503 domain-containing protein has product MVVGVCSFELFMPYNQSLKEKRHSLGKLKDRVLSQLKVVVNETGNQDLWQRASMGFAVVGGDEATLDSLITRTMNAIQAMHLGEITREERDMIHYE; this is encoded by the coding sequence ATGGTCGTGGGCGTCTGCTCCTTTGAGCTATTCATGCCTTACAACCAGTCTCTGAAAGAGAAGCGCCACTCCTTGGGGAAGCTGAAGGACCGCGTCCTATCCCAGCTCAAGGTGGTGGTTAACGAGACCGGCAATCAGGATCTGTGGCAACGGGCCAGCATGGGCTTCGCGGTGGTCGGCGGCGACGAGGCAACCCTCGACTCGCTGATCACCCGGACGATGAACGCGATCCAAGCGATGCACTTGGGCGAAATCACCCGCGAGGAGCGGGACATGATCCATTACGAGTGA